In uncultured Ilyobacter sp., a genomic segment contains:
- a CDS encoding sodium ion-translocating decarboxylase subunit beta, giving the protein MDFYTSTGFYGMNIGSIIMMIVACIFLYLAIVKGFEPLLLVPISFGMLLTNLPFAGMMAEPLMEVKEHLSDTGVMHYVVHTAEPGGLLYYLFQGDHLGIFPPLIFMGVGAMTDFGPLIANPKSLLLGAAAQFGIFVTFLGAIGSGLFTAQEAASIGIIGGADGPTAIFLSSKLAPHLMGPIAVAAYSYMALVPIIQPPIMTALTSEKERKIKMSQLRMVTKKEKVIFPIVVTIIVSLIVPPAATLIGMLMLGNLFRECGVVGRLEDTAKNALINIITIFLGVTVGATATAEAFLKVETLAILALGVVAFGIGTGSGVLLAKFMNKMSKTPINPLLGSAGVSAVPMAARVSQVVGQKADPSNFLLMHAMGPNVAGVIGSAVSAGVLLSLFG; this is encoded by the coding sequence ATGGATTTTTATACTAGCACAGGTTTTTATGGTATGAATATAGGTTCCATCATAATGATGATAGTTGCCTGTATTTTCCTTTACCTTGCTATAGTAAAAGGGTTTGAGCCTCTATTATTGGTTCCTATCTCTTTCGGAATGCTTCTTACTAACCTTCCATTTGCAGGTATGATGGCAGAGCCTTTAATGGAAGTAAAAGAGCACTTATCAGACACAGGGGTTATGCACTATGTAGTTCATACAGCAGAGCCTGGAGGATTACTTTATTATTTATTCCAAGGTGACCATTTAGGAATATTCCCTCCATTAATCTTTATGGGTGTAGGGGCGATGACAGACTTCGGTCCGTTAATTGCAAATCCTAAATCACTTCTTCTTGGAGCAGCAGCTCAGTTTGGAATCTTCGTTACTTTCCTAGGAGCTATAGGTTCTGGACTGTTTACAGCTCAGGAAGCGGCTTCAATCGGAATCATCGGTGGAGCAGACGGACCTACTGCAATCTTCCTTTCTTCAAAACTGGCTCCGCACCTAATGGGACCAATAGCTGTAGCAGCTTATTCATATATGGCGCTTGTACCAATCATTCAGCCGCCTATCATGACAGCTCTTACAAGTGAAAAAGAGAGAAAGATAAAGATGTCTCAACTTAGAATGGTAACAAAGAAAGAGAAAGTAATCTTCCCTATCGTAGTTACTATCATAGTATCTCTAATAGTACCTCCAGCAGCAACTCTAATCGGAATGTTAATGCTTGGAAACCTATTCAGAGAATGTGGAGTAGTAGGAAGACTAGAAGATACAGCGAAAAATGCGCTCATCAACATCATCACAATCTTCCTAGGAGTAACAGTTGGAGCAACAGCAACAGCTGAAGCCTTCCTAAAAGTAGAAACTCTAGCTATCCTAGCACTAGGAGTAGTAGCCTTTGGAATAGGAACAGGATCAGGAGTACTTCTTGCTAAGTTTATGAATAAGATGAGCAAGACACCTATAAATCCATTACTAGGATCTGCAGGAGTATCTGCAGTACCAATGGCAGCAAGGGTATCACAGGTAGTAGGACAGAAAGCTGACCCATCAAACTTCCTACTGATGCATGCAATGGGACCAAACGTTGCAGGAGTAATAGGATCTGCAGTATCTGCAGGTGTACTACTTTCACTATTTGGATAA
- a CDS encoding carbon starvation CstA family protein encodes MITFLLALATLIGGYFIYGKIVENIFGINESRPTPAVSLADGVDFCEISWGRAFLIQFLNIAGLGPIFGAVAGALWGPAAFLWIVFGCIFAGSVHDYLAGMLSLRHNGSTIAEVVGKYLGNGPKNFMRVFSVVLLVLVGVVFVVGPAGILTNIIPSVGKMTWVGIIIIYYIIATVLPVDKLISKIYPIFGLSLLIMGLGIGLGLFIKGYQIPELTLQNLNPKGTPFYPFLFITIACGAISGFHATQSPLMARCLKNEKEGRRVFFGSMIAEGIIALIWAAAAMTFFGSTEGLAQAGAAGVVVNTISNSMLGKVGGALALLGVVACPITSGDTAFRSARLAIADATNLKQGPIKNRFLIAIPLFIVGISLCFMDFGIIWRYFAWSNQTLATIVLWAGAVYLANNNKNFWIAAIPGTFMTGVITTYIIIAPEGLRMSTAIGYPFGILAAVGALALFLKKKKSQSALAEEEIL; translated from the coding sequence ATGATAACTTTTTTATTAGCCTTAGCAACTTTAATTGGTGGTTATTTTATTTATGGTAAAATTGTTGAAAATATTTTTGGTATCAACGAAAGCAGACCAACACCTGCTGTAAGTCTTGCGGATGGTGTAGATTTTTGTGAGATCAGCTGGGGAAGGGCTTTCCTTATACAATTTCTCAATATAGCCGGCTTAGGTCCCATATTTGGAGCCGTTGCAGGGGCTTTATGGGGGCCTGCTGCCTTTCTATGGATTGTCTTTGGATGCATTTTTGCAGGATCGGTTCATGACTATCTCGCTGGGATGCTTTCACTTAGACATAATGGTTCAACAATAGCAGAAGTGGTAGGTAAATATCTTGGAAATGGCCCTAAAAATTTCATGAGGGTCTTCTCAGTTGTGCTTCTTGTTCTTGTTGGAGTAGTTTTTGTAGTTGGTCCTGCGGGAATATTGACAAATATCATTCCAAGTGTAGGTAAAATGACTTGGGTTGGGATCATAATTATTTATTATATAATAGCTACAGTTCTTCCGGTAGATAAGCTTATATCCAAAATATATCCAATATTTGGACTTTCTCTTCTTATAATGGGACTGGGAATTGGTCTAGGTCTTTTTATAAAAGGATATCAGATTCCAGAATTAACTCTTCAAAACCTTAATCCAAAAGGTACACCTTTTTACCCGTTTCTTTTTATAACAATTGCCTGTGGAGCAATATCTGGTTTCCACGCTACTCAGTCTCCACTTATGGCCAGATGCCTCAAAAATGAAAAAGAAGGAAGGAGGGTATTTTTCGGATCTATGATAGCAGAAGGTATTATTGCTCTTATTTGGGCAGCAGCAGCCATGACTTTTTTCGGCAGTACAGAAGGCCTCGCCCAAGCAGGAGCTGCAGGAGTAGTTGTAAATACAATTTCTAACTCAATGCTTGGTAAAGTCGGTGGAGCCCTTGCTTTACTGGGAGTAGTTGCATGCCCCATTACTTCAGGTGACACAGCATTCAGAAGTGCAAGACTTGCAATTGCCGATGCAACAAATCTTAAACAGGGACCTATAAAAAATAGATTTTTAATCGCAATTCCTTTGTTTATAGTTGGGATTTCTCTTTGTTTCATGGATTTTGGAATAATATGGAGATACTTCGCCTGGTCTAATCAAACCCTTGCAACTATAGTTTTATGGGCTGGAGCAGTTTATCTGGCAAATAATAATAAAAATTTCTGGATAGCCGCAATTCCAGGAACATTTATGACAGGAGTTATTACCACATATATAATAATAGCTCCAGAGGGTTTACGAATGTCTACAGCTATAGGTTATCCTTTTGGTATCCTTGCTGCAGTGGGTGCTCTCGCGCTTTTCCTAAAGAAGAAAAAAAGTCAATCTGCTTTAGCTGAAGAAGAAATTCTTTAA